From one Nycticebus coucang isolate mNycCou1 chromosome 14, mNycCou1.pri, whole genome shotgun sequence genomic stretch:
- the LOC128564549 gene encoding translation initiation factor IF-2-like: MTQVDGREPPATLDPRSPGPARPRLKQPPRTPRLHPPRAGRAGPSSTHRGSCAAAWRPPQSRGGAAAGEAAGAAVPAAAFRKRPSPAELTPTHGDVSAPRQGPAATAAWERRESGTQRALCCRGRPGRPRRPTGEATARIESVWRFLTSRFVHASHCLLSLLTFPRGGRGRPRVLAVQSWETLRKRPGAAGRRLPSQALAALRRSAPPLLLLLPSQALAALRRSAPPLPGPGRPPQVGASPPPPLPGPGRALQVGASPGRK, encoded by the exons ATGACCCA AGTAGACGGCAGAGAGCCCCCGGCGACCCTCGACCCACGGTCCCCAGGCCCAGCCCGTCCCCGCCTGAAGCAGCCCCCGCGGACCCCGCGTCTCCACCCGCCTCGCGCCGGCCGGGCCGGGCCGAGCAGCACTCACCGCGGAAGCTGCGCGGCTGCCTGGAGGCCTCCTCAAAGCCGGGGAGGCGCGGCGGCAGGAGAGGCGGCGGGCGCGGCCGTCCCGGCAGCGGCGTTCCGGAAGCGCCCAAGCCCGGCCGAACTGACGCCGACGCACGGTGACGTCAGCGCGCCCCGCCAGGGACCCGCGGCGACGGCCGCGTGGGAGCGGCGGGAAAGCGGAACCCAGCGCGCCCTGTGCTGCCGGGGGAGGCCGGGGAGACCCAGGCGGCCCACGGGGGAGGCCACGGCGCGCATCGAGTCGGTGTGGCGGTTTTTAACCTCGCGGTTTGTGCACGCCTCGCATTGCCTTCTGTCCCTGCTGACATTCCCCCGCGGGGGACGTGGCCGGCCGCGAGTCCTCGCGGTTCAGTCTTGGGAAACCCTGCGGAAACGCCCTGGCGCCGCAG GTCGGCGCCTCCCCTCCCAGGCCCTGGCCGCGCTCCGCAGGTCGgcgcctcccctcctcctcctcctcccctcccaggccCTGGCCGCCCTCCGCAGGTCGGCGCCTCCCCTCCCAGGCCCTGGCCGCCCTCCGCAGGTCGgcgcctcccctcctcctcccctcccaggccCTGGCCGCGCTCTGCAGGTCGGCGCCTCCCCTGGTCGGAAATGA